The following are encoded in a window of Fusarium falciforme chromosome 11, complete sequence genomic DNA:
- a CDS encoding DBR1 domain-containing protein: MATLSTLTISDDPTASTLKIAVVGCGHGELDTIYATLENQCEAKGWTLSDIDFLIICGDFQAVRNDLDLNCMSVPRRYLRMGDFHKYYSGVAKAPVLTLVIGGNHEASNYLFELYHGGWLAPNIYYLGAAGVVNYGPCRIAGLSGIYNASDYRKPHDERLPYDRDLIRSIYHVREYDVQKLLQVTQPVDIALSHDWPTWIELFGNHEQLFAEKPHFFASAKVDHLGSKPAAEVLNRLRPSHWFSGHMHARFEATVEHRGSKMEESVLQLDLPNSLKDVLPLFKSRRGSSQEIPQSSDKNQQTQFLALSKVGQDVTSYMELKELEIPTRSADAHMETTSEGKFHLCYDAEWLAITRAYNDTLRIPDPETLIVPPHKGKQKSAASSIPKHKDWVKGNIVDKGLLRIPNNFAKHAPEYDPNVGQRREQPLEYPNYQTAEFAKLLGISNKFHLEDSI, encoded by the exons ATGGCGACTTTAAGCACTCTCACCATATCTGACGACCCGACTGCGTCCACTCTCAAGATTGCAGTGGTCGGCTGC GGTCATGGGGAGTTGGACACAATCTATGCGACACTTGAAAACCAATGTGAAGCAAAAGGATGGACTCTCTCAGACATTGACTTTCTCATCATCTGTGGTGACTTTCAG GCTGTCCGAAATGACCTCGACTTGAATTGCATGTCTGTTCCTCGCCGGTATCTACGCATGGGAGACTTTCACAAGTACTACAGCGGCGTCGCAAAAGCTCCGGTCTTGACTCTGGTGATTGGCGGTAACCACGAAGCATCCAACTATCTTTTCGAGCTGTACCACGGAGGCTGGCTTGCGCCGAATATTTACTACCTCGGTGCAGCTGGAGTCGTCAACTATGGACCTTGTCGCATCGCTGGACTGTCAGGCATCTACAACGCCTCGGATTATCGCAAACCTCACGACGAGCGACTTCCGTACGACAGAGATCTCATTCGGTCGATTTATCATGTCCGGGAATATGATGTGCAAAAGCTGCTTCAGGTCACTCAACCAGTCGACATTGCTCTCAGCCATGATTGGCCTACGTGGATTGAGCTGTTCGGGAACCATGAGCAACTCTTTGCTGAGAAGCCTCACTTTTTTGCAAGTGCCAAAGTTGACCACCTCGGAAGCAAACCTGCGGCAGAAGTTTTAAATCGTCTTCGGCCCTCACACTGGTTCTCGGGGCACATGCATGCCAGATTTGAGGCGACAGTTGAGCATCGCGGTTCAAAGATGGAGGAGTCAGTCCTGCAGTTGGATTTACCTAATTCTCTCAAGGATGTTCTTCCGCTTTTCAAGTCTCGACGTGGATCTTCACAGGAAATTCCACAGTCCTCGGACAAGAACCAGCAAACGCAATTCCTTGCCTTGAGCAAGGTTGGTCAAGACGTTACAAGTTACATGGAActgaaggagctggagaTACCCACACGCTCAGCCGATGCCCACATGGAAACCACAAGCGAAGGAAAGTTTCATCTTTGCTACGATGCAGAGTGGTTGGCCATCACTCGCGCCTACAATGACACATTGAGAATTCCAGATCCTGAGACTCTCATCGTACCTCCACACAAAGGCAAACAAAAGTCTGCTGCATCTAGCATTCCCAAACACAAAGATTGGGTCAAGGGGAACATCGTCGACAAAGGTCTCTTGAGAATTCCCAACAACTTTGCCAAACATGCACCCGAGTACGACCCCAACGTTGGCCAGAGACGAGAGCAGCCTCTAGAGTATCCGAACTACCAGACGGCTGAGTTTGCAAAGTTGTTGGGAATTTCCAACAAGTTTCATCTGGAGGATAGTATTTGA
- a CDS encoding Protoglobin domain-containing protein — translation MAPDMHHVDRKSLYTSLEARIDYLHKFLDWDDRDIEALAYGAQHIQNLIPAVVHIIYHKLSEFDITARAFEVRNTSSESPSKDELSSDSSLLMERQNFLNSYLTKMSQLSKGSSDQSKMAFWEYLDSVGAMHVGLQKSRELRIDYIHISLTLSLIQSVMSQAILDHSSIPISRRAAIVKSFSKVIWIQNDLFARWYVRDGEEFPDNPAVARIQVPRGNGTAGVAATAPGTASAAAPAPAGPSTCPFSGMSKEMGLKVGN, via the exons ATGGCTCCTGATATGCATCACGTTGATCGCAAGTCGCTCTACACGAGCCTTGAAGCTAGGATTGACTACCTGCACAAATTTCTCGACTGGGATGACC GAGACATCGAGGCTCTCGCGTATGGAGCGCAGCACATCCAAAATCTCATCCCCGCCGTCGTTCACATCATCTACCACAAGCTCTCCGAGTTTGACATCACAGCCCGCGCCTTCGAGGTCCGAAACACGAGCTCAGAGTCACCATCCAAGGATGAGCTTAGTTCAGACAGCTCTCTGCTGATGGAGCGCCAAAACTTTTTGAATTCCTACCTCACCAAGATGTCGCAACTCAGCAAGGGATCTTCCGATCAGTCCAAGATGGCGTTTTGGGAGTATCTCGACAGCGTTGG TGCTATGCATGTTGGCCTGCAAAAGAGCAGAGAGCTCCGCATCGACTACATTCACATCAGTCTTACTCTCAGTCTGATACAGAGCGTCATGTCACAGGCCATCCTTGACCACAGCTCGATTCCGATTTCCAGGAGGGCCGCCATTGTCAAGTCTTTTAGCAAGGTCATCTGGATACAGAATGATCTGTTTGCTAGGTGGTATGTCCGCGACGGGGAGGAGTTTCCGGATAATCCTGCTGTTGCCAGGATACAGGTGCCTCGGGGAAATGGTACTGCTGGTGTTGCAGCCACTGCGCCTGGTACAGCATCTGCTGCTGCGCCTGCGCCCGCCGGGCCTTCTACTTGTCCCTTCAGTGGCATGTCAAAAGAGATGGGGCTCAAGGTGGGAAATTGA